A single Clostridium sp. AN503 DNA region contains:
- the fabD gene encoding ACP S-malonyltransferase → MSKIAFIYPGQGAQVCGMGQEFYEQTEIGKQVFDLASEILGFSMPELCFTENDRLDITEYTQAAMVTVSIAMTKVLEDKGIRPDVAAGLSLGEYCALYAAGVMTEKDAIATVRQRGILMQEAVPAGQGGMAAILAMDAAAIEEVIADIDGVQIANYNCPGQIVISGKKEAVETACEKLKEAGAKRTVMLNVSGPFHSRMLTGAGEKLGEVLKNVEVHTPVIPYVANVTAAYVTDADEVKPLLEKQVSSSVRWQQSVEAMLADGVDTFIEIGPGKTLAGFMKKIDRTAKVLNIEKLEDVDKVVEALNA, encoded by the coding sequence ATGAGCAAGATCGCATTTATTTACCCGGGACAGGGAGCACAGGTCTGCGGCATGGGACAGGAGTTCTATGAGCAGACGGAGATTGGGAAGCAGGTCTTTGACCTGGCGAGTGAGATTCTGGGATTTTCCATGCCGGAGCTGTGCTTTACGGAAAATGACAGGCTGGATATTACCGAGTACACGCAGGCGGCTATGGTGACCGTCAGCATTGCCATGACAAAGGTGCTGGAAGATAAGGGCATCCGGCCGGATGTGGCTGCGGGCTTAAGCCTGGGTGAATATTGCGCACTCTATGCTGCCGGAGTGATGACGGAAAAAGACGCCATCGCGACCGTGAGACAGAGAGGGATCCTGATGCAGGAGGCCGTTCCGGCAGGACAGGGCGGCATGGCTGCGATCCTCGCCATGGACGCGGCTGCGATCGAGGAAGTGATCGCGGACATCGACGGCGTGCAGATCGCAAACTATAACTGTCCGGGGCAGATCGTGATCTCCGGGAAAAAAGAGGCGGTTGAGACTGCCTGTGAGAAGTTAAAGGAAGCCGGAGCAAAGCGCACGGTGATGTTAAATGTAAGCGGCCCATTCCACTCCCGGATGCTGACCGGGGCTGGTGAGAAATTGGGCGAGGTATTAAAAAATGTAGAGGTCCACACCCCTGTGATCCCTTATGTGGCAAATGTCACCGCCGCATATGTGACAGACGCAGACGAGGTGAAACCGCTTTTGGAGAAACAGGTTTCATCCTCCGTGAGATGGCAGCAGAGCGTGGAAGCGATGCTGGCAGACGGAGTGGATACCTTTATCGAGATCGGGCCGGGCAAGACCCTGGCAGGATTTATGAAGAAGATAGACAGGACCGCAAAGGTTCTTAACATAGAGAAGCTGGAAGACGTAGATAAGGTTGTGGAAGCGCTGAACGCATAA
- the fabG gene encoding 3-oxoacyl-[acyl-carrier-protein] reductase gives MLTDKIAVVTGASRGIGREVAKTLAAKGATVIVNYNGSAAKAEEVVNEIKAAGGNAEAVQCNVAEFEKAAELMEYVVKQYGRVDILVNNAGITRDNLLMKMSEEDFDAVINTNLKGAFNCIKHISRQMLKQRSGRIINMASVVGVMGNAGQANYAASKAGLIGMTKSVARELASRGITCNAVAPGFIVTEMTDVLSDAVKEAMTAQIPLKRFGATQDIANAVAFLASEEAAYITGQVLCVDGGMTMY, from the coding sequence ATGTTGACAGATAAAATCGCAGTAGTGACCGGCGCCAGCCGGGGAATCGGCAGAGAGGTAGCCAAAACTCTCGCCGCAAAAGGCGCGACCGTGATCGTAAACTATAACGGTTCCGCCGCAAAGGCGGAGGAAGTGGTAAACGAGATCAAAGCGGCAGGCGGAAATGCGGAGGCCGTTCAGTGCAACGTGGCTGAGTTTGAAAAAGCGGCGGAGCTGATGGAGTACGTGGTAAAACAGTACGGCCGCGTGGATATCCTGGTGAACAACGCCGGGATCACCCGTGACAACCTACTGATGAAGATGAGCGAGGAGGATTTTGACGCAGTCATAAACACTAACTTAAAAGGCGCATTTAACTGCATCAAGCACATTTCCCGCCAGATGTTAAAGCAGAGATCCGGCAGGATCATCAACATGGCGTCAGTGGTAGGCGTGATGGGCAATGCAGGCCAGGCCAACTATGCGGCGTCCAAGGCCGGGCTGATCGGCATGACCAAGAGCGTGGCAAGAGAGCTTGCCAGCCGTGGGATCACCTGCAACGCGGTGGCGCCGGGCTTTATCGTGACCGAGATGACCGACGTATTATCCGACGCAGTAAAAGAAGCCATGACAGCCCAGATCCCGTTAAAGCGGTTCGGAGCGACGCAGGACATCGCAAATGCAGTAGCATTTTTAGCGTCAGAAGAAGCAGCATACATCACCGGCCAGGTCCTCTGCGTAGACGGTGGGATGACCATGTATTAA
- the fabF gene encoding beta-ketoacyl-ACP synthase II — translation MSRRVVVTGLGAITPIGNSVDEFWSSLKEKKVGIGPITYFDTTDYKAKLAAQVKDFDPKQYMDPKAAKRMEQFCQYAVAATKEALADSGLNLENEDPYRVGVSVGSGIGSLQSVEREHKKLLEKGPSRVNPLLVPLMISNMAAGNVAIQFGLKGKCINVVTACATGTHSIGEAFRSIQYGEADVMVAGGTEASITPIGVAGFTALTALSTSEDPLRASIPFDKERGGFVMGEGAGVVVLESLEHAQARGAKIYAELAGYGATCDAYHITSPAEDGSGAAKAMEVAIADAGLTPADVDYVNAHGTSTHHNDLFETKAIKLALGDHAKDVKINSTKSMIGHLLGAAGGVEFITCVKSIQDGYVHATAGLTVDDPECDLDYVKGEGVKMDVNCAITNSLGFGGHNATLLVKKFVG, via the coding sequence ATGAGCAGGAGAGTTGTAGTGACCGGTCTGGGTGCCATCACCCCCATCGGAAACAGCGTAGACGAATTTTGGAGCAGCTTAAAAGAAAAGAAAGTCGGCATCGGGCCAATCACCTATTTTGATACCACCGATTACAAAGCAAAGCTGGCGGCGCAGGTCAAGGATTTCGACCCGAAGCAGTACATGGACCCGAAGGCGGCAAAGCGTATGGAGCAGTTCTGCCAGTATGCGGTCGCTGCAACAAAAGAAGCCCTGGCTGATTCCGGCTTAAACCTCGAAAACGAAGATCCATACCGTGTCGGCGTCAGCGTAGGCTCCGGTATCGGAAGCCTTCAGTCCGTCGAGCGTGAGCACAAAAAACTTCTGGAAAAAGGACCGTCACGTGTGAACCCGCTTCTGGTTCCCCTGATGATCAGCAACATGGCGGCAGGCAATGTTGCGATCCAGTTTGGTTTAAAAGGTAAATGCATCAACGTCGTGACAGCCTGTGCTACCGGAACCCACAGCATCGGCGAGGCGTTCCGCTCCATCCAGTACGGTGAGGCGGATGTGATGGTGGCAGGCGGCACAGAGGCCAGCATCACTCCGATCGGCGTAGCCGGGTTTACGGCACTTACGGCACTCAGCACCTCCGAAGATCCGCTGCGGGCATCGATCCCCTTTGACAAAGAGCGCGGCGGCTTCGTTATGGGCGAGGGCGCAGGCGTGGTAGTGCTGGAATCCTTAGAGCACGCCCAGGCCCGCGGCGCGAAGATCTATGCGGAGCTCGCCGGATACGGCGCTACCTGTGACGCATACCATATCACCTCCCCGGCGGAGGACGGCAGCGGCGCGGCAAAGGCCATGGAAGTGGCGATCGCGGACGCGGGGCTGACCCCGGCGGATGTGGACTATGTCAATGCACACGGCACCAGCACCCACCACAACGATCTGTTTGAGACTAAGGCCATTAAGCTGGCTTTAGGCGACCATGCAAAGGACGTGAAGATCAATTCCACCAAGTCCATGATCGGCCACCTCTTGGGAGCCGCAGGCGGCGTGGAGTTCATCACCTGTGTGAAGTCCATCCAGGACGGATATGTCCATGCGACCGCAGGTCTCACCGTAGACGATCCGGAGTGCGATCTGGACTATGTAAAAGGCGAGGGCGTCAAGATGGATGTGAACTGTGCCATCACCAATTCCCTGGGCTTTGGCGGACACAATGCAACCCTTCTGGTAAAGAAGTTTGTAGGTTAA
- the accB gene encoding acetyl-CoA carboxylase biotin carboxyl carrier protein codes for MTIDEIVTLIQAVSDNGLTSFEYEEGDQKLVLKKKKKKNMAPAPVVISQPAAPMMGAMAMPMAPQHMEMQVPAGNAGADNNGLGSAAGDADGSASSMDIGSDNVVTSPLVGTFYASSSPESDAFVKVGDTVKKGQVLGIIEAMKLMNEIESEFDGVVEAILVNNEDVVEFGQPLFRIR; via the coding sequence ATGACAATAGATGAGATTGTAACATTGATCCAGGCGGTATCAGACAATGGCCTGACCAGCTTTGAGTATGAAGAAGGAGACCAGAAACTGGTCCTGAAAAAGAAAAAGAAAAAAAATATGGCTCCGGCCCCGGTTGTGATCTCACAGCCGGCAGCTCCGATGATGGGCGCCATGGCAATGCCGATGGCTCCGCAGCATATGGAAATGCAGGTTCCGGCAGGAAACGCAGGCGCTGACAACAACGGCCTGGGCAGTGCGGCAGGTGATGCTGACGGAAGCGCATCCTCCATGGATATCGGTTCCGACAACGTAGTGACCTCTCCGTTAGTAGGCACCTTCTATGCATCCTCCTCACCAGAGTCAGACGCCTTTGTAAAAGTGGGCGACACCGTGAAGAAGGGCCAGGTCCTCGGCATCATCGAGGCCATGAAGCTGATGAACGAGATCGAAAGCGAGTTTGACGGCGTGGTAGAGGCTATCTTGGTAAATAACGAAGACGTGGTGGAATTCGGACAGCCGCTGTTCCGCATCCGCTGA
- the fabZ gene encoding 3-hydroxyacyl-ACP dehydratase FabZ: MRLGIKEIQEIIPHRHPFLLIDFIDELEPGVRAVGYKSITFNEPQFNGHFPGQPVMPGVLMVEALAQVGAVAILSLPENKGKTAFFGSINNAKFKQMVLPGDRLKLECEIIKRKGPIGVGKAVATNAEGKVAVSAELTFVVGQ, translated from the coding sequence ATGAGATTAGGTATAAAAGAGATCCAGGAGATCATTCCCCACCGCCATCCGTTTCTGCTGATCGATTTCATCGATGAGCTGGAGCCGGGCGTGCGCGCGGTGGGTTATAAGTCCATCACCTTCAATGAGCCGCAGTTTAACGGACATTTCCCGGGACAGCCGGTGATGCCGGGCGTGCTGATGGTTGAGGCGCTGGCGCAGGTAGGAGCGGTGGCGATCTTAAGCCTTCCGGAGAACAAGGGCAAGACCGCATTTTTCGGCTCCATCAACAACGCCAAGTTCAAGCAGATGGTGCTTCCGGGCGACAGGCTGAAGCTGGAGTGTGAGATCATCAAGCGCAAAGGCCCGATCGGAGTGGGCAAGGCAGTCGCAACCAACGCGGAGGGCAAGGTAGCAGTTTCCGCAGAGTTGACTTTTGTGGTAGGTCAGTAA
- a CDS encoding acetyl-CoA carboxylase biotin carboxylase subunit — MFEKILIANRGEIAVRIIRACREMGIKTVAVYSEADRDCLHTLLADEAICIGPAPSNQSYLNMERILAATVAMKAEAIHPGFGFLSENARFAELCEKCNITFIGPSAEIINKMGNKSAARKTMMEADVPVVPGGKEPVHTVEEALELAKTIGFPVMIKASSGGGGKGMRVSYGVEDFEANFQNAQMESIKGFSDDTMYLERFVEKPRHIEFQIMADKYGNVVHLGERDCSIQRRHQKVLEESPSVAISEELRQKMGDTAVRAAKAVGYENAGTIEFLLDKNKNFYFMEMNTRIQVEHPVTELVSGLDLIKEQIRVAAGEPLSVSQSDIHVNGHAIECRINAENPSKNFMPCPGLITNIHIPGGNGVRVDTHIYNDYKVPANYDSMLMKLIVHGKDRKEAIAKMRSALGELIIEGIDTNLDFQFEILSSPAYQEGDVDTGFIPKYFPEYCK, encoded by the coding sequence ATGTTTGAGAAAATTCTAATCGCCAACCGTGGCGAGATTGCAGTAAGAATCATCAGGGCCTGTCGTGAGATGGGCATCAAGACCGTAGCGGTCTATTCCGAGGCGGACCGGGACTGCCTGCACACCCTGCTGGCGGACGAGGCGATCTGCATCGGGCCGGCGCCCTCCAATCAGAGCTATCTGAACATGGAGCGCATCCTGGCGGCAACTGTGGCGATGAAGGCGGAGGCGATCCATCCCGGATTCGGTTTCCTTTCTGAAAATGCCCGGTTTGCGGAGCTGTGCGAGAAATGCAATATCACCTTCATCGGTCCGTCCGCAGAGATCATCAATAAGATGGGCAACAAATCCGCGGCAAGAAAGACCATGATGGAAGCAGATGTTCCGGTGGTACCGGGTGGAAAAGAGCCGGTACACACCGTGGAGGAAGCTTTAGAGCTGGCAAAGACCATCGGCTTCCCGGTGATGATCAAGGCGTCCTCAGGCGGCGGCGGAAAGGGCATGCGCGTGTCCTACGGCGTGGAGGATTTTGAGGCCAACTTCCAGAATGCGCAGATGGAGTCCATCAAGGGATTTTCCGACGATACCATGTATCTGGAGCGTTTCGTGGAGAAGCCGAGACATATCGAGTTCCAGATCATGGCAGACAAGTACGGCAATGTGGTGCACTTGGGAGAGCGTGACTGTTCCATCCAGCGCCGCCATCAGAAAGTGCTTGAGGAGTCCCCTTCCGTGGCGATCTCAGAAGAGCTGCGTCAGAAGATGGGCGATACCGCAGTCCGCGCTGCAAAAGCAGTGGGTTATGAAAATGCGGGAACCATCGAGTTCCTTCTGGACAAGAACAAGAACTTTTACTTTATGGAGATGAACACCCGTATCCAGGTGGAGCATCCGGTGACGGAGCTGGTCAGCGGCCTTGACCTGATCAAGGAGCAGATCCGCGTGGCGGCAGGGGAGCCTTTGAGTGTTTCCCAGAGCGATATCCATGTAAACGGCCACGCCATCGAGTGCCGTATCAATGCGGAGAACCCGTCGAAGAACTTTATGCCCTGTCCGGGGCTGATCACCAACATCCATATCCCGGGCGGCAACGGAGTGAGAGTGGACACCCATATTTATAATGATTATAAGGTCCCCGCCAACTACGACTCCATGCTGATGAAGCTGATCGTACACGGAAAGGACCGCAAAGAGGCGATCGCCAAGATGCGGAGCGCCCTGGGAGAACTGATCATCGAGGGTATTGATACCAACCTGGATTTCCAGTTTGAGATCTTAAGCAGCCCGGCCTATCAGGAGGGGGATGTAGATACAGGCTTTATCCCCAAATATTTCCCGGAATACTGTAAATAA
- a CDS encoding acetyl-CoA carboxylase carboxyltransferase subunit alpha, translating to MLKDMFKKTYTMIDTHHRGQKKGVEEEPNIPQGLWRKCNKCGQPIYVEDVKNNYYVCPKCGGYFRVHAYRRIEMLIDEGTFEEWNKEMEFSNPLDFPGYEKKVLAAKEKTKLNEAIVTGKGKIEGFEAAVGVCDARFLMSSMGHIVGEKITLMVERATKEQLPVIIFACSGGARMQEGLVSLMQMAKTSAALEKHHEAGQLFISVLTDPTTGGVTASFAMLGDIILAEPNALIGFAGPRVIQQTIGQKLPEGFQRSEFLLEHGFVDKIVKRSEQREVLAAILKMHKKPEAGSAADGSGEAGLAGDTADASSMRGSAISTYTSKEFVENRLQRLKKSGKSAWDTVQLSRDGERPVATDYIDAVFDDFIEFHGDRYFHDDGAIVGGIATFHGMPVTVIGQQKGRNTKENIKRNFGMPSPDGYRKALRLMKQAETFGRPVICFVDTPGAFCGLEAEERGQGEAIARNLFEMAALTVPVLSIVIGEGGSGGALAMAVANEVWMMENAIYSILSPEGFASILWKDSKKAPEAAKVMKITAADLYERGLIEQVIPEEEPASAKTMPVLAQIMDQNIVRFFEEYGKLSKEEIQEQRYKRFRNM from the coding sequence ATGTTAAAAGACATGTTCAAAAAAACATATACCATGATTGACACTCACCACAGGGGCCAGAAAAAGGGGGTGGAGGAAGAACCCAACATCCCTCAGGGCCTCTGGAGAAAATGCAATAAATGCGGACAGCCGATCTATGTGGAGGACGTAAAGAACAATTATTATGTCTGCCCCAAGTGCGGCGGTTACTTCAGGGTACATGCATACCGCCGGATTGAGATGCTGATCGACGAGGGAACCTTTGAGGAGTGGAATAAAGAGATGGAATTCTCCAACCCCCTCGATTTCCCGGGATACGAGAAGAAGGTGCTGGCGGCAAAAGAGAAGACGAAGCTGAACGAGGCCATTGTCACAGGTAAGGGAAAGATCGAAGGCTTCGAGGCGGCGGTGGGCGTGTGCGACGCCAGGTTCCTCATGAGCAGCATGGGCCATATCGTTGGGGAGAAGATCACCCTGATGGTGGAGCGAGCCACAAAAGAGCAGCTTCCAGTGATCATCTTTGCCTGCTCCGGCGGAGCAAGGATGCAGGAGGGGCTTGTGTCCCTGATGCAGATGGCAAAGACCTCGGCGGCCCTTGAGAAGCATCATGAGGCAGGACAGCTGTTTATCAGCGTCCTGACGGACCCGACCACGGGCGGCGTGACAGCCAGTTTTGCGATGCTGGGAGATATTATCCTGGCAGAGCCCAATGCACTGATCGGTTTTGCAGGTCCCCGCGTGATCCAGCAGACCATCGGGCAGAAGCTGCCGGAGGGCTTCCAGCGTTCCGAGTTCCTGCTTGAGCACGGCTTTGTGGATAAGATCGTAAAGCGGAGCGAACAGAGGGAAGTGCTGGCGGCGATCCTTAAGATGCATAAGAAGCCGGAGGCCGGGAGTGCGGCCGATGGAAGCGGTGAAGCTGGTTTGGCAGGCGATACAGCAGATGCAAGCTCCATGCGCGGCTCCGCGATTTCCACATATACCAGTAAGGAATTTGTGGAAAACCGTCTGCAGAGACTGAAAAAAAGTGGAAAAAGCGCCTGGGATACGGTGCAGCTTTCCCGTGATGGAGAACGCCCCGTAGCGACGGATTATATCGATGCGGTCTTTGATGATTTTATAGAATTCCATGGAGACCGGTATTTCCATGACGATGGTGCGATCGTAGGCGGTATCGCCACGTTCCACGGGATGCCCGTGACCGTGATCGGACAGCAGAAGGGCAGAAATACCAAAGAAAATATCAAGCGCAATTTCGGGATGCCGTCCCCAGACGGATACCGCAAGGCCCTGCGCCTGATGAAACAGGCGGAAACCTTTGGCAGGCCGGTTATCTGTTTTGTGGATACGCCGGGAGCGTTCTGCGGCCTGGAGGCCGAGGAGCGCGGACAGGGCGAGGCGATCGCCCGCAACTTATTTGAGATGGCGGCCCTGACCGTTCCGGTCCTTTCCATTGTGATCGGAGAAGGCGGAAGCGGCGGCGCGCTTGCCATGGCGGTGGCAAATGAGGTTTGGATGATGGAAAATGCCATCTACTCCATCCTTTCACCAGAAGGTTTCGCTTCCATCCTGTGGAAAGACAGCAAGAAAGCGCCTGAGGCAGCCAAAGTGATGAAGATCACGGCGGCGGACCTCTATGAGCGGGGGCTGATCGAGCAGGTTATCCCGGAGGAGGAACCGGCCAGTGCAAAGACCATGCCGGTGCTGGCACAGATCATGGACCAGAATATAGTAAGGTTCTTTGAAGAATACGGGAAGTTATCGAAGGAAGAGATCCAGGAACAGCGTTATAAACGGTTCCGCAATATGTAA
- a CDS encoding nitronate monooxygenase family protein, with product MKSLKPLVIGDLTAKYPIIQGGMGVGISLSSLAGAVAKAGGIGIISTAQIGFRDPDFLKAPMEANLKAIKTEFDKARKIAPKGIIGFNIMVATRNYAQYVKEAVKAGADIIISGAGLPVSLPGLVEGAKTKIAPIVSTAKSAMVICKMWDRKFNRLPDLLVIEGPLAGGHLGFSPEQLTQYGADTVDVPTTYDQAAYDEEIRGIMKVVKEYEEKYGQHIPVAIAGGIYTHEDVMHALELGADAVQVATRFVTTEECDAPMSYKQAYIDAKKEDIVITQSPVGMPGRAIRNGFLEKITERKEKGERAKISHCYQCLEHCDPMNIPYCITKALSDAAEGNLADALLFCGSNAYRADKIETVDAVMKDLVGAI from the coding sequence ATGAAAAGTTTAAAGCCATTAGTTATAGGTGATCTAACAGCAAAATATCCGATTATCCAGGGAGGCATGGGAGTAGGCATCAGCCTTTCTTCCCTTGCCGGAGCCGTAGCGAAAGCAGGCGGGATCGGAATCATTTCCACGGCGCAGATCGGGTTTCGCGACCCGGACTTTTTAAAAGCGCCGATGGAGGCCAATCTAAAAGCGATCAAGACCGAATTTGACAAGGCAAGAAAGATCGCGCCAAAAGGTATCATCGGATTCAATATCATGGTGGCTACCCGGAACTACGCCCAGTATGTAAAAGAGGCGGTAAAGGCCGGAGCGGATATCATCATTTCCGGCGCCGGGCTTCCGGTATCTCTGCCGGGGCTGGTGGAAGGGGCAAAGACCAAGATCGCGCCCATCGTTTCCACCGCCAAATCAGCTATGGTCATCTGCAAGATGTGGGACAGGAAATTTAACCGGCTCCCGGATCTGCTGGTCATCGAGGGACCGCTGGCAGGCGGGCATCTGGGATTTTCCCCGGAGCAGCTGACCCAGTACGGCGCAGACACTGTGGACGTTCCGACAACCTATGATCAGGCTGCATACGATGAGGAGATCCGCGGGATCATGAAGGTGGTCAAAGAGTATGAAGAGAAATATGGACAGCATATTCCGGTTGCCATCGCAGGCGGTATCTACACCCACGAGGACGTGATGCACGCCTTAGAGTTGGGAGCGGATGCGGTTCAGGTGGCGACCAGATTCGTCACCACCGAGGAGTGCGATGCGCCCATGTCCTACAAGCAGGCATATATCGATGCAAAGAAGGAAGATATCGTCATCACCCAGAGTCCCGTAGGCATGCCTGGGCGCGCCATCAGAAATGGATTTCTGGAGAAGATCACGGAGCGGAAGGAAAAGGGCGAGCGGGCGAAGATCAGCCACTGCTACCAGTGCCTGGAGCACTGCGACCCGATGAACATACCATACTGCATTACCAAGGCATTGTCCGATGCTGCGGAGGGGAACCTGGCAGACGCACTGCTGTTCTGCGGAAGCAACGCTTACCGTGCGGATAAGATCGAGACTGTGGATGCGGTGATGAAGGACCTGGTTGGCGCCATTTAA
- a CDS encoding nucleoside recognition domain-containing protein has product MLNYLWSFMILAGMLWGAANGNLDLVTQGLIDSAKDAVTLGITMLGIMSFWCGILEVGNRAGLIEWLTGKMEPLLGFLFPDIGKDHPARRPIAVNMVANMLGLGMAATPAGLEAMQALCEDAEGGWEAVQVLNQESNGGREATQPLYQDKDRDRVAMQPSYQGKEDGRVASNAMCTFLILNISSLADPGQYDRLPEPVRFGQPGGSAGTGADRHNLFHFGSGCIL; this is encoded by the coding sequence ATGTTAAATTATCTGTGGAGTTTTATGATACTGGCAGGAATGCTCTGGGGTGCGGCAAATGGAAATCTTGATTTAGTGACCCAGGGCCTGATCGATTCTGCAAAGGACGCGGTGACCCTGGGTATTACTATGCTTGGCATCATGTCCTTCTGGTGCGGAATCCTGGAGGTGGGAAACCGGGCCGGACTGATCGAATGGCTGACAGGAAAGATGGAGCCTCTTTTGGGTTTTCTGTTCCCGGACATCGGAAAGGATCATCCCGCCAGACGGCCGATCGCAGTCAATATGGTTGCAAATATGCTGGGTCTGGGCATGGCGGCGACGCCCGCCGGGCTGGAGGCGATGCAGGCGCTGTGCGAGGACGCAGAAGGCGGTTGGGAGGCGGTGCAGGTGCTGAATCAGGAAAGCAATGGCGGTCGGGAGGCAACTCAGCCGCTGTATCAGGATAAAGATAGGGACCGGGTTGCAATGCAGCCGTCGTATCAAGGGAAAGAAGACGGCCGGGTTGCGTCAAACGCCATGTGCACGTTTCTGATCTTAAATATATCATCCCTAGCTGATCCCGGTCAATATGATCGCTTACCGGAGCCAGTACGGTTCGGTCAACCCGGCGGCAGTGCTGGGACCGGCGCTGATCGCCACAACCTGTTCCACTTTGGCAGCGGTTGTATTCTGTAA
- a CDS encoding nucleoside recognition domain-containing protein has protein sequence MIVWLSRILIPLTVCYIIGFGLLSGRPVFEDFLEGAKSGMKTVAGILPTLIGLMTAVGVLRASGLLDAIGSWLTVPARWLHLPTELIPLTLVRLVSNSAATGLVLDVFGKYGPDSQLGMAASVLMSCTETVFYCVSIYFGAVKVKKTRYALPGALVATAVGVAVSIWLTMG, from the coding sequence ATGATCGTCTGGCTGTCGCGAATCCTGATCCCACTTACGGTTTGTTATATTATTGGTTTTGGACTGTTGTCCGGGAGACCGGTGTTTGAGGATTTCCTGGAGGGTGCAAAAAGCGGTATGAAGACGGTTGCAGGTATCCTTCCGACGCTGATCGGATTGATGACTGCGGTGGGCGTGCTGCGTGCGTCCGGGCTTTTAGACGCGATCGGAAGCTGGCTTACAGTCCCCGCAAGGTGGCTGCATCTGCCCACAGAGCTGATCCCGCTGACCCTGGTCCGGCTGGTGTCCAACTCGGCGGCGACGGGGCTGGTGCTGGATGTTTTTGGAAAGTACGGGCCGGATTCCCAGCTGGGGATGGCGGCTTCTGTGCTGATGAGCTGTACGGAAACGGTATTTTACTGTGTCAGCATTTATTTTGGGGCAGTAAAGGTGAAAAAGACGCGGTACGCTCTGCCGGGCGCGCTTGTTGCTACGGCGGTGGGTGTGGCGGTGAGTATTTGGCTGACGATGGGGTAA
- a CDS encoding MarR family transcriptional regulator — protein sequence MDTYATLNDALVNLFRDVMTLEEEAIISQEYQDITNNDMHVIQAIGLGEPKNMSTIAKLLSVTVGTLTIAMNSLVKKGYVNRERGKEDRRVVYISLSDKGRRAYQHHEEFHRQMIDAILKDLTQDETESLVKALAKLDRWFRRRQED from the coding sequence GTGGATACTTATGCGACGCTGAATGACGCCCTGGTGAATCTGTTCCGGGATGTGATGACCCTGGAAGAAGAGGCGATCATCTCTCAGGAGTACCAGGATATTACGAATAATGATATGCATGTGATTCAGGCGATCGGCCTGGGCGAACCGAAGAATATGTCTACCATAGCAAAGCTGCTGTCGGTGACGGTCGGGACGCTGACGATCGCTATGAACAGTCTTGTAAAAAAAGGCTACGTGAACCGGGAACGGGGTAAGGAAGACCGGCGTGTAGTCTATATTTCTCTGTCCGACAAGGGCAGAAGGGCATATCAGCACCATGAGGAATTCCACCGTCAGATGATTGACGCCATCTTAAAGGACCTGACACAGGATGAGACGGAAAGCCTGGTAAAAGCGCTGGCGAAGCTGGACCGATGGTTTCGCAGGCGTCAGGAAGACTAG